In Aerococcus loyolae, a genomic segment contains:
- a CDS encoding DNA/RNA non-specific endonuclease produces MGTLFVTPTLFNHKENTSNQAAVSQSASKTSESKKEKAKSESESKKSQSDAEKELSKTREVPQDKAYVEVNGNKPFFTDDDLKSTEAYEKYGDLDKLGRVTAANAVLGTELMPDKVRESISEVKPSGWKQARYVNIPGGWLYNRCHLIGYQLTGENANAKNLMTGTHWFNNEGMLPFENFVAHYIEKTNNHVRYRVTPVFEGKNLLASGIYMEGYSLEDEGKGLCFNIYIPNRQKDVEINYADGSSKGPAGPQEYSKDTQLEKLPQSENKAKTENKAESKEPTPAAEDTGKPEAESKPADQASAQESAPNPAPAPEPVQPPAPAPAPAPVQAQAPQNSLAGIDTDGNGIVTIKEARAAGFSMPIRSDHWLYPYMIDRDGDGMVGE; encoded by the coding sequence TTGGGAACATTATTTGTAACCCCCACCCTATTTAATCACAAAGAAAACACTTCTAACCAGGCTGCTGTCAGTCAAAGTGCTTCAAAGACTTCAGAATCCAAAAAAGAAAAAGCTAAGAGCGAGTCGGAAAGTAAAAAGTCGCAATCCGATGCTGAAAAGGAATTATCCAAAACCAGAGAGGTCCCTCAGGATAAGGCCTATGTTGAGGTCAATGGTAATAAACCCTTCTTTACTGATGACGATTTAAAGAGCACTGAAGCTTATGAAAAATACGGTGATCTAGATAAACTCGGCCGGGTTACCGCAGCCAATGCCGTATTAGGAACAGAATTAATGCCTGATAAGGTCAGAGAAAGTATCTCTGAAGTTAAACCTAGTGGCTGGAAGCAAGCCCGCTATGTGAATATTCCTGGCGGTTGGCTATATAATCGTTGCCACCTGATTGGCTATCAATTAACTGGCGAGAACGCCAATGCCAAAAATTTAATGACCGGTACCCATTGGTTTAATAATGAGGGCATGCTCCCTTTTGAAAACTTTGTTGCTCATTACATAGAAAAGACCAACAACCATGTGAGATATCGGGTGACTCCAGTTTTTGAAGGAAAGAATTTGTTAGCTAGCGGTATTTATATGGAAGGCTATTCCCTCGAAGATGAAGGAAAGGGACTTTGTTTTAATATTTACATTCCTAACCGGCAAAAAGATGTTGAAATTAACTATGCCGATGGAAGTAGTAAAGGCCCAGCTGGCCCACAAGAATATTCTAAGGATACCCAATTAGAAAAACTGCCTCAGTCAGAAAACAAGGCTAAAACTGAAAACAAGGCTGAGTCTAAAGAGCCGACTCCTGCTGCTGAAGATACCGGTAAACCAGAAGCAGAAAGCAAGCCCGCTGATCAAGCATCTGCTCAAGAGTCAGCGCCTAATCCAGCTCCGGCCCCAGAACCAGTACAACCGCCCGCTCCTGCACCTGCTCCAGCACCCGTACAAGCCCAAGCTCCACAAAACTCCCTAGCCGGTATCGATACGGATGGCAATGGTATTGTCACCATCAAAGAAGCTAGAGCTGCTGGATTTTCCATGCCTATTCGAAGCGATCACTGGTTATACCCTTACATGATCGATCGCGATGGTGATGGTATGGTGGGAGAATAA
- a CDS encoding DUF4177 domain-containing protein, producing the protein MKIPKYVVLQVSLKEKLIGTGSKNLDKLEAVINQQAKKGYRLHTIATSSANSTGLLGGDRIQATLVFEEII; encoded by the coding sequence ATGAAGATTCCTAAATACGTTGTTTTACAGGTTTCCTTAAAAGAAAAGCTTATCGGTACAGGTTCAAAAAATCTAGATAAATTAGAAGCTGTGATCAACCAGCAAGCCAAAAAAGGTTATCGTTTGCACACTATCGCCACCAGTAGTGCCAATAGTACTGGATTACTTGGTGGAGATCGTATCCAAGCTACTTTGGTTTTTGAAGAGATAATTTAA